CCCGAAAACGGCCGTTTGTCGGAGGTCGGCGTGCGCGTCGGCCAATATGTGACGGCGGGCTCGCAGTTGATGTTCCTTGTGCCGCCCGAAACCTGGGTCATCGCCAATTTCAAGGAGGCGCAGACCGCGCGGATGATGGTGGGCCAGCCCGCCAGTTTCACCGTCGACGGCCTCGCCAACGCGCGCCTGACGGGCCGTGTCGAGCGCATCTCGCCCGCCGCCGGATCCGAATTCGCGGTGCTCAAGGCGGACAATGCGACGGGCAATTTCACCAAGGTGCCGCAACGGATCGCGGTGCGCATCCGCATCGATCCCGGCCAGCCGCTGATCCAGCGCCTGCGCCCCGGCATGTCGGTGCAGGCCCGCGTCGACACCACCTCCGGCCCGGCGGTGCGGTGATGCGTGTCCTGCGAAACGGGTCCTCCTTCTTCCCCGGCGAAAGCCGGGGCCCAGTTGCGAAGGCCATCGTTGGGACGCGTTCCGCGCTGTTGCGTGCGTCTCCCAACTGGGTCCCGGCCTCCGCCGGGGAAGAACCAAGGGTTGCACGCGCAGCTCCTTCGCGTCTTCGCGTCTTCGCGCGCACCCTTCTCACCGTCGCCGCGACCGCCACGCTCGCGGCCTGCATCGGTCCGCGCTCCGCGCCGCCCGCCGCCAGCGCGGTTGTGCCGCCGCCGGCGTGGCGCACCGCGCTCGGCCCCGGCGCGCCGATCCGGGCCGACTGGTGGAATGCGTTCGGCGATCCAGTGCTGACCGATCTCGTCGCGCGTGCGCTGGCGAACAACGTCGACCTCGCCACCGCCGCCGCGCGCGTCGAGGAGGCGCGCGCGGCGCTGCGCCTCGCCCGCGCGCAGCAGACGCCGCAGATCGGCGGGCAGGCGCCCTCGACCGGCGGCCAGACGGTGAGCCCGTTCGGTACGCCTAGCGATGCGATCGGCGCCGCGCCCGCGGTCACCGCCAGCTACGACCTCGACATGTTCGGTCGGCTGCGGCAGGCGAGCCGCGCCGCCCGCGCGCAGGCGCTCGCCAGCGAGGGCGCGCGCGACACCGTCCGCCTCGCCATCGCGAGCGGCGTCGCCAACGGCTACATCAGCTTGCGCGGCCTCGACCAGCGGCTCGCCGTCGCGCGCCAGACGCTCGCGGCGCGCGCGGAGGGGCTGCGCATCGCGCGCCGCCGGGCCGAGACGGGCTATACGTCGAACCTCGAGCTGCATCAGGCGGAATCGGAATATCAGGCGACGCTGCAACTCGTCCCCGCCGCCGAACTCGCGGTCAGTCGGCAGGAAAATGCGCTCAGCCTGCTGCTCGGCGAGGCGCCGCGGGCGATCCCGCGGGGTCTGCCGCTCGACCGGCTGACGACGCCTGCGATTCCCGACGGGCTGCCCGCCGACCTGCTGCGACGGCGCCCCGATCTGTTCCAGGCCGAACAATCGCTCGTCGCCGCCGACCGCACGCTCGACAGTGCGCGCGCGGCGATGCTGCCCAATGTCGCGTTGACGGGCAGCGCCGGCGTCACCTTGTCCACCGTGCTCGCCAACCCGATCGGCGTCTTCACGCTCGGCGCGAATATCCTGTCGCCGATCTTCGACGGCGGCCGGCTGCGTGCGCAGACCGACGTCGCCGCCGCGCGCCGCGATCAGGCGGCCTTCGCCTATCGCCGCGCCGCGCTCACCGCCTTTCGCGAGGTCGACGACGCACTCGCCGGCGTACGTCGCTCGGGCGAACAGGCGCAGGCGCTCGGCGGTCAGGTCGACGCGCTCGCCGCGGCGCTGCGCAACGCCAGCAACCGCTATCGCGCGGGGTACAGCGCCTATATCGACCAGCTGGACGCACAACGCGGCCTGCTCGCCGCCGAACTCGCGCTGGTGCAGGCGCGCGCGGATCGCCTCAACGCCTATGTCGCGCTCTACCAGGCGATGGGCGGCGGCTGGAGCGTTGCGGATATCGCGACGACCTCGCGCCGATGAAGGCCCCCTTCGGTCATATGGGATCGACCCGCGCGCTCGCTCGTTCCGCCGACCCGTCCAACCCTTTGACCGACCCCCGATGCCGATGTCCGACCCCCTTATGACAGACGACGTGCAGAGCAGCGTTGGCAGCTGGGACTGGGACATC
This portion of the Sphingomonas sp. FARSPH genome encodes:
- a CDS encoding efflux transporter outer membrane subunit, which translates into the protein MGPRSAPPAASAVVPPPAWRTALGPGAPIRADWWNAFGDPVLTDLVARALANNVDLATAAARVEEARAALRLARAQQTPQIGGQAPSTGGQTVSPFGTPSDAIGAAPAVTASYDLDMFGRLRQASRAARAQALASEGARDTVRLAIASGVANGYISLRGLDQRLAVARQTLAARAEGLRIARRRAETGYTSNLELHQAESEYQATLQLVPAAELAVSRQENALSLLLGEAPRAIPRGLPLDRLTTPAIPDGLPADLLRRRPDLFQAEQSLVAADRTLDSARAAMLPNVALTGSAGVTLSTVLANPIGVFTLGANILSPIFDGGRLRAQTDVAAARRDQAAFAYRRAALTAFREVDDALAGVRRSGEQAQALGGQVDALAAALRNASNRYRAGYSAYIDQLDAQRGLLAAELALVQARADRLNAYVALYQAMGGGWSVADIATTSRR